A stretch of Henckelia pumila isolate YLH828 chromosome 4, ASM3356847v2, whole genome shotgun sequence DNA encodes these proteins:
- the LOC140865129 gene encoding uncharacterized protein translates to MTAAFDRWEKDPFFSAAEEVQESADRMESIYRTWMHAKKDTSGLWDLTELGRDLQTTLGTTKWQLDEFERAVKSSYTSCSSADDAKHRHRDFITAIENQTSNVENSLKESSLSRGRMPLPWVRLNEGERDELALFLSGLPPCSTNKTTLKVKNKDVGVQKLQEGDGQLVTECLKPSFQMVERGLGEAKVEKFPGHRRTASANPDFISWKIEVAADSLHRGSSDVVPDIPPRKIPSFSGFLNTMESSMSQLKWPKDGYKKLKLIDHLSETDTTLPLSQNLTRGVKICYEKNKSCLDGCDDYYNRQLYGWYGAIQRQLQRSQYYMQYSRPVQVIFSTILVISLLVILILRAF, encoded by the exons ATGACAGCTGCGTTTGACAGATGGGAAAAAGATCCATTTTTTTCTGCTGCGGAGGAAGTCCAGGAATCTGCCGACAG aatgGAATCGATTTATAGAACTTGGATGCATGCTAAGAAGGATACCTCTGGGCTTTGGGATTTGACTGAGCTTGGAAGAGATCTCCAAACAACTCTTGGCACTACCAAGTGGCAG TTGGATGAATTTGAGCGTGCTGTTAAATCAAGTTACACTAGCTGTAGTTCAGCTGACGATGCCAAACATAGGCATCGCGATTTCATAACTGCGATTGAGAATCAGACATCAAACGTTGAAAACTCTTTGAAAGAATCATCATTATCACGAGGCAGGATGCCACTGCCATGGGTGCGATTAAATGAAGGAGAGCGCGATGAGCTTGCTTTGTTTCTTTCAGGACTTCCTCCATGTTCCACAAATAAAACCAccttaaaagttaaaaataagGATGTGGGAGTGCAAAAATTGCAAGAGGGTGATGGGCAGTTAGTGACAGAATGTTTGAAACCATCTTTTCAGATGGTAGAACGGGGTCTAGGGGAGGCTAAGGTGGAAAAGTTTCCAGGGCATCGAAGGACAGCTAGTGCCAATCCTGACTTTATATCATGGAAAATTGAGGTGGCTGCTGATTCTTTGCATCGTGGTTCCTCTGATGTTGTGCCTGATATACCCCCACGCAAAATACCCAGTTTTTCAGGGTTTCTGAATACCATGGAATCATCAATGTCTCAGTTGAAGTGGCCGAAGGATGGTTACAAAAAGTTAAAGCTTATTGATCACCTTTCAGAAACTGATACTACATTACCCCTATCCCAGAACTTAACCAGA GGTGTCAAGATATGCTATGAGAAGAACAAAAGTTGCCTTGATGGATGTGATGATTATTATAATAGACAATTGTATGGTTGGTATGGTGCCATACAGAGACAGCTGCAGAGGTCCCAATATTATATGCAGTACAGTCGACCAGTTCAAGTCATTTTTTCCACTATCCTCGTCATCTCTTTACTTG TTATATTGATTTTGCGTGCATTCTAA
- the LOC140865130 gene encoding protein arginine N-methyltransferase 2 yields the protein MEENKEESLCEAARTGDVSKVASLLKSGADVTYFDRDGLTPLMHAAKNGWADVVSALLDAGAPWNALSPANLSAGDFAMESGHQSSFDILLNAGIQAELILGTIARKDSATANPNGDYLDDRVTFSEDKVMDRESKAVMMAWEKPLMEAHAKAICAGGGHVLNIGFGMGLVDTAIQQYNPLSHTIIEAHPDVYDRMLQTGWGEKENVTIIFGRWQDVLSQLKSYEGIFFDTYGEYYEDMREFHHHLPHLLKPGGIYSFFNGFCGSNAFFHLVYCQLVALELEHLGYSTQLIPLPVKDRLGEETWEGVKHKYWQLDTYYLPVCQSSDESE from the exons ATGGAGGAGAACAAGGAGGAATCACTTTGTGAGGCGGCTCGAACCGGCGACGTTTCCAAGGTAGcatctctactgaaatctggagcTGACGTCACCTATTTCGACCGGGATGGTCTAACGCCGCTGATGCACGCTGCCAAAAATGGCTGGGCCGACGTGGTGTCGGCGCTCCTCGACGCCGGTGCCCCTTGGAATGCACTTTCCCCTGCGAATCTCTCTGCCGGAGACTTCGCCATGGAAAGTGGCCATCAATCCTCCTTCGATATCCTTCTCAATGCAG GGATACAGGCCGAACTAATTCTAGGAACAATTGCAAGAAAAGACAGTGCAACGGCTAACCCTAATGGTGATTATCTGGACGACAGAGTTACTTTTAGTGAGGATAAGGTGATGGACAGAGAAAGCAAGGCAGTTATGATGGCTTGGGAGAAGCCACTCATGGAGGCTCATGCAAAAGCTATTTGCGCTGGAGGTGGGCATGTATTAAACATTGGCTTTGGCATGGGTCTTGTGGATACTGCAATTCAACAATACAACCCCTTGTCACATACTATCATCGAAGCTCACCCAGACGTTTATGATCGGATGCTTCAGACTGGGTGGGGTGAAAAGGAGAATGTGACGATAATATTTGGTCGCTGGCAGGATGTTCTTTCTCAACTCAAGTCATATGAGG GGATATTTTTTGACACGTATGGAGAGTATTATGAAGATATGAGAGAGTTTCACCACCATCTTCCTCACTTATTGAAGCCTGGAGGAATATATTCATTCTTCAATGGGTTTTGTGGCAGTAATGCTTTCTTTCACTTGGTTTATTGTCAGCTGGTAGCTCTGGAACTTGAGCATTTGGGTTACTCCACACAGTTGATACCCTTACCAGTGAAGGACCGTCTAGGAGAAGAGACCTGGGAGGGCGTGAAACACAAGTATTGGCAGCTGGATACTTATTACCTTCCTGTTTGTCAGTCTTCAGATGAGTCTGAATGA